CTAATTCCACTTGGGGAGGTGTTTCAAATAGTAAGTTCTTTGTTAATACATTTGTGTCTATATTTAGTTATTACAACCAAATGATATTTTAGATTGTATATTGAATGTCTATTGCTTTTGAATTCACCATCATTCATCTAAAAAACTCCTTTACAACTAAATTAAATTACGATATAATTATAACATAAGGAAGAGGGAAAATCTATGAAAATCAATAAAGCTTTCAAATATAGAATATATCCTAATAAGGAACAA
This genomic stretch from Vallitalea longa harbors:
- a CDS encoding transposase → MNDGEFKSNRHSIYNLKYHLVVITKYRHKCINKELTI